One stretch of Dokdonia sp. Hel_I_53 DNA includes these proteins:
- the lpxD gene encoding UDP-3-O-(3-hydroxymyristoyl)glucosamine N-acyltransferase, which produces MKFTAAQIAGILEGTVEGDPEVEVSKLAKIEEGVPGSLTFLANPKYASFIYSTNASITIVNSDFVAESDIKTTLIRVEDAYKSFSKLLEYYNQVKLNKTGIEQPCFISDTAKYGDSLYLGAFSYIGENVIIGNNVKIYPNVYVGDNVTIGDNCVLFAGSKVYSDSVIGNTVYIHSGAIVGADGFGFTPNDKGEYSKVPQTGNVIIADHVDIGAGTTIDRATLGSTVIHEGVKLDNQIQIAHNVEIGAHTAIAAQTGVAGSTKIGKHCLIGGQVGIAGHLTIGDRVRIQAQSGIGRNIKDDETLQGSPSFNYADWNRSYVYFKNLPKIAKAVNKLEKQIKK; this is translated from the coding sequence ATGAAATTCACCGCCGCTCAAATTGCAGGAATTCTCGAAGGCACCGTAGAAGGTGACCCTGAAGTAGAAGTTTCCAAACTCGCCAAAATAGAAGAAGGAGTACCAGGTTCTCTAACTTTTCTAGCAAACCCTAAGTATGCATCATTCATTTATTCTACAAATGCAAGTATCACTATCGTTAATAGTGACTTCGTGGCAGAGAGTGATATTAAAACAACTCTCATAAGAGTTGAGGATGCCTATAAGTCCTTTTCTAAATTGCTAGAATATTATAACCAAGTAAAGCTTAATAAAACGGGTATTGAACAGCCCTGCTTTATTTCGGATACAGCTAAATATGGTGACTCATTATATCTTGGTGCTTTCTCCTACATAGGAGAGAATGTAATAATAGGAAATAATGTAAAAATTTATCCGAATGTGTATGTGGGTGATAATGTAACGATAGGGGATAATTGTGTGCTTTTTGCAGGATCTAAGGTATACTCTGATAGTGTGATAGGTAATACTGTGTATATACATAGTGGTGCTATTGTAGGGGCAGATGGTTTTGGTTTTACTCCAAATGATAAAGGAGAGTATTCAAAAGTTCCACAAACGGGAAATGTGATAATAGCAGATCACGTTGATATAGGGGCTGGAACAACTATAGATCGAGCGACATTAGGTTCTACTGTTATACATGAAGGTGTCAAATTAGATAATCAAATTCAAATCGCTCACAATGTTGAAATAGGAGCGCATACAGCAATCGCAGCGCAGACAGGAGTTGCTGGCTCAACAAAAATTGGAAAACACTGCCTTATAGGTGGTCAAGTAGGAATCGCTGGTCATTTAACCATTGGTGATCGTGTGCGTATTCAAGCTCAATCTGGAATAGGTCGTAACATAAAAGATGACGAAACATTACAAGGTTCTCCTTCTTTCAACTATGCAGATTGGAATAGATCCTATGTATACTTTAAAAACTTACCTAAGATTGCTAAGGCAGTCAATAAATTAGAAAAACAAATCAAAAAATGA
- a CDS encoding bifunctional UDP-3-O-[3-hydroxymyristoyl] N-acetylglucosamine deacetylase/3-hydroxyacyl-ACP dehydratase gives MSEALAKQKTIAKDVSLKGVGLHTGAEVTMTFKPAPENHGYQFKRVDLEGMPVIAADASLVTNTQRGTNLEKGDVSIQTTEHVLAACVGLEVDNLIIELNASEPPIMDGSSKFFVEALENAGIIEQEAERDEYVVKEIITYRDEETGSEIILMPADEYQVTTMVDFGTKVLGTQNASISNLSEFKSEISDSRTFSFLHEIEMLLEHGLIKGGDLNNAIVYVDKELSQSTMEKLKVAFNKDNISVKPNGILDNLTLHHANEAARHKLLDVIGDLALVGTRLKGKIIANKPGHFVNTQFAKKLQKIIKNERRNYVPDVDLHAKPVKDINQIMEMLPHRPPFLLVDRILELTEKHVIGVKNVTMNEPFFVGHFPGSPVMPGVLQIEAMAQTGGILVLSTVPDPENYLTYLLKIDNVRYKHQVVPGDTLIFKLDLIAPIRRGICVMQAKAYANGKLVSEAEIMAQIVKVKNN, from the coding sequence ATGAGTGAAGCTTTAGCAAAACAAAAAACAATCGCTAAGGATGTGAGTCTAAAAGGAGTGGGACTGCACACAGGTGCAGAAGTTACAATGACTTTTAAACCTGCACCAGAAAATCACGGCTACCAGTTTAAAAGAGTTGATTTAGAAGGTATGCCAGTTATTGCTGCCGATGCTTCTTTAGTGACTAACACACAGCGGGGTACTAACTTAGAGAAAGGTGATGTATCTATCCAAACAACGGAGCATGTCCTAGCTGCTTGTGTAGGTTTAGAAGTAGATAACTTAATTATAGAGCTTAATGCTTCAGAACCTCCTATAATGGATGGGTCTTCTAAGTTTTTTGTAGAAGCACTTGAAAATGCAGGAATAATTGAGCAAGAAGCAGAAAGGGATGAGTATGTTGTAAAAGAAATTATAACGTACCGAGATGAAGAAACAGGAAGTGAGATTATATTGATGCCAGCAGATGAGTATCAAGTTACAACCATGGTTGATTTTGGAACAAAGGTTTTAGGAACACAGAATGCTAGTATCTCAAACCTTTCAGAATTCAAATCAGAAATTTCTGATAGTAGAACTTTTAGCTTCTTACATGAGATTGAAATGCTCCTTGAACATGGTCTCATTAAAGGTGGAGACCTAAATAATGCCATTGTATATGTAGATAAAGAGCTATCTCAAAGTACTATGGAAAAACTCAAGGTTGCATTTAATAAAGATAACATTTCAGTCAAACCTAATGGTATATTAGATAATTTAACCTTGCACCATGCAAATGAAGCGGCCCGTCATAAACTGCTAGATGTTATCGGGGATCTTGCACTAGTAGGTACTCGCTTAAAGGGTAAAATTATAGCAAATAAGCCAGGCCACTTTGTGAATACTCAGTTTGCAAAAAAACTGCAAAAAATTATAAAGAATGAACGTAGAAACTACGTTCCAGATGTGGATTTGCATGCTAAACCTGTTAAGGATATCAATCAAATAATGGAAATGCTTCCACATAGGCCTCCATTTTTATTAGTAGATAGAATTTTAGAGCTCACTGAAAAGCATGTGATAGGTGTGAAAAATGTGACTATGAATGAGCCGTTTTTTGTAGGACATTTTCCAGGCTCACCAGTAATGCCAGGAGTTTTACAAATTGAGGCAATGGCACAAACAGGAGGAATTCTGGTATTAAGCACAGTTCCTGATCCAGAGAATTATCTAACCTATTTATTAAAAATAGATAATGTGCGCTACAAGCATCAAGTGGTACCTGGGGATACACTTATTTTTAAGCTTGATCTTATAGCACCAATTCGTAGAGGGATTTGTGTAATGCAGGCAAAAGCGTATGCAAACGGAAAACTAGTGTCAGAAGCTGAGATCATGGCGCAAATCGTTAAAGTAAAAAATAACTAA